In uncultured Draconibacterium sp., one genomic interval encodes:
- a CDS encoding helix-turn-helix domain-containing protein: MSDTSIFGADFIEKAEAIILENISNEQFGVSELAGHMNMSRSSLLRKIKTHTQLSASQFIRQVRVTKGMEMLKQTSLTVAEISYEVGFGNTSYFIKCFREQYGYSPGEVRKGVLPEENENVQEAVLKKYRWYFAAALVLIVIVLSVLLLNRKDDIPVEIEKSIAVLPFVNESSDSLNLYFVNGLMESTLNNLQKISDLRVISRTSVAKYRDTDKGIPEIAEELNVNYLVEGSGQRFGNQVLLNIQLIEAATDRPIWGEQYSREVDDVFALQNEVARKIADAIKVVVTPAELKQIEKIPTESMEAYDYYLQALDLYYNRTPENLKKAISLFEKAIEEDDQFALAYANVAISYYFLDVNQKQKQYTEEINNFADRALLYDSKSAESLIAKALYYMQMEEYQLALPHLEKALEYNPNSLAVVQMLADLYARVIPNTAKYLEYALKGIQLDIAANDSIGKSYIYLALSNALVQNGFVDEAATYIDKCLDFNPENYYAPLMKAYILYAEDGDGERTKKILLNEWRKDTARLDLLQEVAKIYYYQEEYDSAFYYFEKFVDAREKDGLDIYPQEDVKIARVYEKMGLQAQASKFFDSYKEYCDKDQSIYKSASMAVMYAYEGKYEEALEQLKIFATQDNYQYWILLFQTMDPILKPLESNPEYRKTIQKINDRFWKKHEIIEKVLEEKGLI; the protein is encoded by the coding sequence ATGTCGGACACATCAATTTTTGGAGCAGATTTTATCGAAAAAGCGGAAGCGATCATTCTGGAGAATATCTCGAATGAACAGTTTGGCGTTTCCGAACTGGCCGGACATATGAATATGAGCCGTTCCAGTTTACTCCGAAAAATAAAAACACACACACAGCTTTCGGCAAGTCAGTTTATTCGTCAGGTTCGTGTTACAAAAGGCATGGAAATGCTGAAGCAAACTTCGCTAACGGTTGCCGAGATTTCGTATGAGGTTGGTTTTGGAAACACTTCCTATTTCATAAAATGTTTTCGCGAACAATATGGTTATTCTCCCGGCGAAGTGCGGAAAGGAGTTTTACCGGAAGAGAACGAGAATGTTCAGGAAGCTGTACTAAAAAAGTACAGGTGGTATTTTGCAGCAGCACTGGTTTTAATCGTGATTGTTTTGTCAGTATTACTTCTCAATAGAAAAGATGATATTCCCGTTGAGATCGAAAAATCGATTGCCGTGTTACCTTTTGTAAACGAGAGCAGCGATTCGCTAAACCTGTATTTTGTAAACGGGTTGATGGAATCGACTTTAAACAACCTGCAGAAAATAAGCGATCTGCGCGTTATTAGCAGAACTTCGGTGGCAAAGTATCGCGATACGGACAAAGGTATTCCTGAAATTGCTGAAGAGTTGAATGTAAACTACCTGGTGGAGGGGAGTGGACAACGTTTTGGAAATCAGGTTTTGCTCAATATCCAGTTGATTGAAGCGGCCACGGACCGGCCAATTTGGGGAGAACAATACAGTCGGGAAGTAGACGATGTATTTGCTCTTCAGAATGAAGTGGCCCGAAAAATAGCTGATGCCATTAAGGTTGTGGTAACACCTGCCGAATTAAAACAAATCGAGAAGATACCCACTGAAAGTATGGAGGCCTACGATTATTACTTACAGGCACTCGATTTGTATTATAACCGCACTCCCGAGAATCTGAAAAAGGCGATTTCGTTATTTGAGAAAGCGATAGAAGAGGATGATCAATTTGCACTGGCTTATGCCAATGTGGCTATTTCATATTATTTTCTCGATGTTAATCAGAAACAGAAACAATACACCGAGGAAATCAACAATTTTGCTGATAGGGCGCTACTTTACGATTCTAAATCTGCAGAAAGTTTGATTGCCAAAGCACTCTACTACATGCAAATGGAGGAGTATCAGTTGGCTCTTCCGCATCTTGAAAAAGCGCTGGAGTACAATCCCAACTCATTGGCGGTGGTGCAGATGCTGGCCGATTTGTATGCACGCGTTATTCCGAATACCGCGAAGTACCTGGAGTATGCGCTAAAAGGTATTCAGCTCGATATTGCAGCCAACGATTCTATAGGTAAAAGTTACATTTATTTGGCCCTGAGTAACGCGCTTGTTCAAAATGGTTTTGTTGATGAGGCGGCTACTTATATCGACAAATGTCTCGATTTTAATCCTGAAAATTATTATGCACCGCTGATGAAAGCCTATATTTTGTACGCTGAAGACGGCGATGGAGAGCGAACCAAAAAAATATTGCTTAACGAGTGGCGCAAGGATACTGCCCGCCTGGACCTTTTGCAGGAAGTGGCAAAAATTTATTACTACCAGGAGGAGTATGACAGTGCCTTTTATTATTTCGAAAAGTTTGTTGATGCCAGAGAAAAAGATGGCCTTGATATTTATCCGCAGGAGGATGTAAAAATTGCCAGAGTCTATGAAAAGATGGGTTTGCAGGCGCAGGCTTCTAAGTTTTTCGATAGTTATAAGGAGTATTGCGACAAAGACCAATCGATATACAAAAGTGCCAGTATGGCGGTAATGTACGCGTATGAAGGTAAATACGAAGAAGCGTTAGAGCAGCTTAAGATATTTGCAACACAGGATAATTACCAGTATTGGATTTTACTTTTTCAGACAATGGATCCGATTTTGAAACCTCTGGAAAGCAACCCGGAGTACCGGAAAACGATTCAAAAAATTAACGATCGGTTTTGGAAAAAGCATGAGATTATTGAAAAAGTGTTGGAGGAAAAAGGGTTGATATAA
- a CDS encoding ankyrin repeat domain-containing protein produces the protein MKTLKRISVKTAVNFSFILLLLLTSCANSGSNNTGNSTNTKSAVEKPKINMQAAIMSNNIEAIKQHIEAGSDINLKDQMSGSTPLISAVSFGRKEITKALIDAGADLNLKNNDGSTALHAAAFFCNIEIVQMLLDAKADKSLKNNYGATARESVLAPFADMKPIYQMMQQQLEPLGIKIDLAEVEKTRPVVAMMLQ, from the coding sequence ATGAAGACACTAAAAAGAATTTCAGTGAAAACAGCAGTAAACTTTTCGTTCATTTTACTTTTATTATTAACGTCATGCGCTAATTCTGGAAGTAATAATACAGGAAATAGTACAAATACAAAATCAGCAGTAGAAAAACCAAAAATCAATATGCAAGCGGCAATTATGTCGAACAACATCGAAGCCATTAAACAACACATTGAGGCAGGAAGCGATATTAATTTAAAAGACCAGATGAGTGGTTCAACACCGTTAATTTCGGCGGTGTCGTTTGGCAGAAAAGAAATTACAAAAGCATTGATCGACGCCGGTGCCGATCTGAACCTGAAAAATAACGATGGATCGACTGCACTGCACGCAGCAGCATTCTTTTGTAATATTGAAATTGTGCAAATGCTTCTTGACGCTAAAGCTGATAAAAGCCTGAAGAACAATTATGGCGCAACCGCTCGCGAATCGGTTTTGGCTCCCTTTGCCGATATGAAACCCATTTACCAAATGATGCAGCAACAACTGGAGCCTCTTGGTATAAAAATAGATTTAGCTGAAGTGGAAAAAACCCGCCCTGTAGTTGCGATGATGTTGCAATAG
- a CDS encoding acyltransferase family protein has translation MKTERRHDIDWLRVLAIGLLLIYHIAIVFQPWAMFVGFIKSNESLENLWKPMTLLNVWRIPLLFYVSGMGLYFAIQKRNYAQLLTERTRRILIPLIFGALAIAPLHFIIFQKFYNLPLGYYPHMGHLWFLGNIFIYVLVLTPLFFYLIKNSEGKFRKVLSVLMNNPFGPLVLSVFFIAEALLVKPQIFSVYAETWHGFFLGLLAFFFGFLFVYSGLQFWQTVSKWKWLYLALAVVLYAIRLRLFETNSPGYLMAIESNCWIFGIFGLGYQYLNKPSAALSYLSQAAYPVYIIHMFVLYAGTLLILPTQLPPMAKFIAVTAFTFVTCSVIYEFMIRRIGFLRPLFGLKPKVNKVGKRLLQKAV, from the coding sequence ATGAAAACAGAAAGAAGACACGATATCGACTGGTTGCGAGTGCTGGCTATTGGATTATTACTGATCTACCACATTGCCATCGTTTTTCAACCGTGGGCCATGTTTGTTGGCTTTATAAAAAGCAACGAAAGCCTTGAAAATTTATGGAAACCGATGACGCTGCTAAACGTTTGGAGGATTCCGCTCTTGTTTTACGTATCGGGGATGGGTTTGTATTTTGCCATTCAAAAACGCAACTACGCACAGTTACTTACCGAACGTACCCGCCGAATTCTTATTCCATTGATTTTTGGAGCATTAGCGATTGCGCCTCTCCATTTTATCATCTTTCAGAAATTCTACAACCTGCCATTAGGTTATTACCCGCACATGGGCCATTTGTGGTTCCTCGGAAACATTTTTATTTACGTGTTGGTATTAACTCCACTGTTCTTTTACTTGATAAAAAATAGTGAAGGTAAGTTCAGAAAAGTACTGTCGGTTTTAATGAATAATCCATTTGGGCCTTTAGTATTATCGGTATTTTTTATTGCGGAGGCTTTGCTGGTAAAACCACAAATATTCTCGGTTTACGCCGAAACGTGGCATGGCTTTTTCCTTGGTTTACTGGCCTTCTTTTTTGGTTTTCTGTTTGTGTACAGCGGACTGCAATTTTGGCAAACCGTATCGAAATGGAAATGGTTGTATCTTGCGCTGGCAGTGGTTTTATACGCCATTCGCCTGCGGTTATTCGAAACCAATTCACCGGGTTATCTTATGGCCATCGAATCAAACTGCTGGATATTTGGCATCTTCGGGCTGGGTTATCAATACCTCAACAAACCAAGCGCCGCACTCAGTTATTTAAGCCAGGCCGCTTATCCTGTTTACATTATTCATATGTTTGTTTTGTATGCAGGTACACTACTAATTTTACCAACGCAACTACCGCCAATGGCTAAATTTATTGCAGTAACAGCTTTTACTTTTGTCACTTGTTCTGTTATTTATGAATTTATGATAAGAAGAATTGGTTTTTTACGACCACTGTTTGGTTTAAAACCAAAAGTCAACAAAGTAGGAAAGAGACTGTTACAGAAAGCAGTATAA
- a CDS encoding PQQ-binding-like beta-propeller repeat protein: protein MMKKTLFLVSLLLLLVPFARAQQVCFAHITDTHIGGSTGAEDLVRTVNDINSQANINFVILSGDVTEFGSDEELNEAKSILTKLNKPWYVVPGNHDSKWSESGNNSFVRIFGCEEFSFEAGGYLFIGTASGPNMRMAPGLVPHEQIVYLDSVLQNMKDPELPIIFVNHYPLDNSLSNWYKIIDLLKTRNIQADLLGHGHSNKLFDFEGIPGVMGRSSLRAKAEIGGYNVVTIKQDTMYYAERTPGVETHETWCRIPLINHQFSEKDNNYPRPDYSVNQNYPEITKVWELQDVSDIGTGLASKNGITVYGNAAGAIIAVDENSGEYLWQFQTNGKIYSTPAIAKDKVVCASTDNNIYCLNLKTGQKEWSLSTGKSIVASPVISKNSVFIGSSEGIFRSIDLKSGELNWAFTEVNNFVESKPLVYQGTVYFGSWGNTFYALNAKTGKLEWKREKYSNRMLSPAAVWPVAANGKIFIVAPDRYMTALDAKTGEEIWHSKEYSCRESIGISNDGKLVYIKNMTEGNVDAFYTSANEQKLAWECNAELGYEIAPSPITEAGNLVFVPTTEGIVCAINKTTHQVAWKYKLSNALVNHILPIDNQRVLVSLLDGKVVCLQY, encoded by the coding sequence ATGATGAAGAAAACACTTTTTCTGGTAAGCTTATTGCTTTTGTTAGTGCCCTTTGCACGGGCACAGCAAGTCTGCTTTGCCCATATTACCGACACCCATATTGGCGGAAGTACAGGAGCGGAAGACTTGGTGCGAACCGTGAACGACATCAACAGTCAAGCCAACATCAACTTTGTTATTTTGTCGGGCGACGTAACTGAATTTGGCTCCGATGAAGAACTAAACGAAGCAAAATCGATCCTAACAAAATTAAATAAACCGTGGTATGTTGTTCCCGGCAATCACGACTCAAAATGGTCGGAAAGTGGCAATAACAGCTTTGTTCGCATTTTCGGATGCGAGGAATTTTCATTCGAAGCCGGCGGTTACCTGTTTATTGGAACAGCCAGCGGGCCAAACATGCGAATGGCTCCCGGACTGGTTCCGCACGAACAGATCGTGTATCTCGATTCGGTTTTACAGAACATGAAAGATCCTGAACTGCCCATTATTTTTGTTAACCATTATCCGCTCGACAATTCACTGTCGAACTGGTACAAAATCATCGACCTGCTAAAAACACGCAACATTCAGGCTGATTTGCTGGGCCACGGACACAGCAACAAATTGTTCGATTTTGAAGGAATTCCGGGCGTAATGGGAAGATCGAGCCTGAGAGCCAAAGCCGAAATCGGGGGTTACAATGTTGTTACCATCAAGCAGGATACCATGTATTACGCTGAGCGTACCCCGGGAGTAGAAACACACGAAACGTGGTGTAGAATTCCACTCATAAATCATCAGTTCAGCGAAAAAGACAACAACTACCCACGCCCCGATTATTCGGTTAACCAGAATTATCCGGAAATCACAAAGGTCTGGGAACTTCAGGATGTTAGCGATATAGGAACAGGATTAGCCAGCAAAAACGGGATTACCGTATACGGAAATGCCGCAGGTGCCATTATTGCAGTGGATGAAAACAGTGGCGAATACCTTTGGCAGTTCCAAACAAACGGGAAAATCTACTCCACTCCAGCCATTGCAAAAGACAAGGTAGTTTGTGCTTCAACCGATAATAATATCTACTGTCTGAACCTTAAAACAGGCCAGAAAGAATGGAGTTTATCTACCGGAAAATCAATTGTTGCCTCACCTGTAATCAGCAAAAACTCGGTTTTCATCGGGTCGTCTGAAGGGATTTTTCGTTCAATCGATCTAAAATCGGGCGAGCTGAACTGGGCATTTACCGAGGTGAATAATTTTGTGGAAAGCAAACCACTTGTTTACCAGGGTACCGTTTATTTTGGCTCGTGGGGAAATACGTTTTATGCCCTTAACGCCAAAACCGGGAAGCTGGAATGGAAACGCGAAAAATACAGTAACCGTATGTTATCGCCGGCAGCCGTTTGGCCGGTAGCCGCCAATGGAAAAATATTTATTGTGGCCCCCGATCGGTACATGACTGCCCTTGACGCCAAAACCGGAGAAGAAATCTGGCATTCGAAAGAATATTCCTGCCGCGAATCAATTGGAATTTCGAACGATGGCAAACTGGTTTACATTAAAAATATGACCGAAGGAAATGTTGATGCTTTCTACACATCTGCCAACGAACAAAAGCTGGCATGGGAATGCAATGCAGAGCTGGGATACGAAATCGCTCCCTCGCCGATTACCGAGGCCGGAAACCTCGTTTTTGTTCCTACTACCGAAGGAATTGTTTGCGCCATTAACAAAACAACGCACCAGGTAGCCTGGAAATACAAACTATCAAATGCATTGGTCAACCACATTCTTCCTATCGATAACCAACGTGTACTGGTTTCATTACTCGACGGTAAAGTTGTGTGTTTGCAATATTGA
- a CDS encoding serine hydrolase domain-containing protein, with amino-acid sequence MTKKHTKLIIRIMLFTGTAISLFFVPWILLRIMLSPIPHSVQEQLDKSIEYGFDGIIVYVDEAGKEPAFYAAGYKNRENKIPADPHSLFKIASISKLYDAVAITKLVNDGRLSLDKTLADYFPELVGRIENADKITLRMMVQHRSGIPNLTDTPNFWADPPSSSQEALERVLDLPADFAPDAKYRYSNTNYLLISMLIEKVTGKDIFMTIKKEILDPLGLKNTFGSINEENIDDVMSGYYVGIEEDIKAGDYGTKLTSMVASAEDVGIFLRALNDGSVFNDGEQEIYSSIYVYNHTGLMPGYMSIAKYHKDIDTVVIQFVNTTNFAGYEWSIMEIVYRRVVKIVKKHHNT; translated from the coding sequence ATGACTAAAAAACACACCAAACTAATAATACGAATCATGTTATTTACAGGAACCGCCATTTCGCTGTTTTTTGTTCCATGGATTTTACTCAGAATCATGCTTTCTCCAATACCCCATTCTGTTCAGGAACAATTGGATAAAAGCATAGAGTACGGTTTCGACGGAATAATTGTATATGTTGACGAAGCCGGAAAAGAACCTGCTTTTTATGCTGCCGGATACAAAAACCGGGAAAACAAAATACCGGCCGATCCGCATTCACTATTCAAAATTGCCAGTATCAGTAAATTATACGACGCGGTTGCCATAACCAAACTGGTAAACGATGGGCGTTTGTCACTGGATAAAACACTGGCCGATTACTTCCCTGAATTGGTGGGAAGAATTGAAAATGCCGACAAAATAACCCTGAGAATGATGGTGCAGCACCGCAGCGGAATTCCGAATTTAACCGACACCCCTAACTTTTGGGCTGACCCACCGTCAAGCAGCCAGGAAGCACTTGAACGCGTGCTTGATTTACCGGCCGATTTTGCTCCTGATGCAAAGTATCGGTACTCGAACACCAATTATTTATTGATTTCCATGCTGATTGAAAAAGTGACCGGAAAAGATATTTTCATGACTATTAAAAAAGAAATTCTTGATCCGCTTGGCCTGAAAAACACTTTTGGTTCGATAAATGAAGAAAATATCGACGATGTGATGAGTGGCTATTACGTTGGAATAGAAGAAGATATTAAAGCCGGGGATTACGGAACCAAACTGACTTCGATGGTTGCCAGTGCCGAAGACGTTGGCATCTTTCTGCGGGCCTTAAACGATGGCTCGGTATTTAACGATGGCGAACAGGAAATCTATTCTTCCATTTATGTGTACAATCACACGGGCTTAATGCCGGGTTATATGAGCATTGCCAAATACCACAAAGACATCGACACGGTTGTTATTCAATTTGTGAATACCACCAATTTTGCAGGATACGAATGGAGTATAATGGAAATTGTATACCGGCGGGTTGTGAAAATCGTGAAAAAACATCATAATACCTAA
- a CDS encoding DUF1343 domain-containing protein — protein MKQYVISGIFLLSYILFTGCAGTMNTSPQKVVVGARLTDSYLPLLENKNVGLVVNQTSVIDSVHLIDYLFNKGVAIKGIYAPEHGYKGNVERGEHVDGTTDPDTGIPVHSLYGKYRKPTPEMLEGIDVMIFDMQDVGVRFFTYINTMTRVMEASAENGIKVIVLDRPNPLGYYVDGPVLRPGFESGIGLFPIPVIHGMTVGEYAQMVNSEGWLKDGIQCDLEVVKMENYTHETKYQLPVLPSPNLADMKSIYLYPSICLFEGADVNEGRGTETPFQVFGAPYYTPKDFSYVPESIPVLALHPKFEGETCYGYDLSETPMAELQNIKQLEIKYVIDFYNKSDDKENFFTPFFDKLAGTDQLRKQIIAGMSEEEIRESWQTDLDNFKQMRNKYLLY, from the coding sequence ATGAAACAGTATGTAATATCTGGGATCTTTCTTCTTTCGTACATCCTCTTTACCGGATGCGCCGGCACAATGAACACTTCGCCACAGAAGGTAGTTGTTGGTGCCAGGCTCACAGATTCGTATCTCCCGCTGCTCGAAAATAAAAACGTTGGCCTCGTTGTGAATCAAACCTCAGTTATTGATTCTGTTCACCTTATCGATTATCTCTTTAACAAGGGGGTTGCCATAAAGGGTATTTATGCACCTGAACACGGCTACAAAGGCAATGTTGAACGTGGTGAGCACGTTGATGGAACAACTGATCCGGATACCGGAATTCCAGTACACTCGTTGTATGGTAAGTACCGGAAACCTACACCTGAAATGCTCGAAGGTATTGACGTAATGATTTTTGATATGCAGGATGTTGGTGTTCGTTTCTTTACTTATATCAATACAATGACCAGGGTAATGGAAGCGTCGGCCGAAAATGGTATAAAAGTTATCGTTCTCGATCGTCCCAATCCCCTCGGATATTACGTTGATGGCCCGGTGTTAAGGCCGGGTTTTGAAAGCGGAATAGGCTTATTCCCGATTCCGGTTATTCACGGAATGACGGTTGGCGAATATGCCCAAATGGTGAATAGCGAGGGTTGGCTAAAAGACGGCATCCAATGTGATTTGGAAGTGGTTAAAATGGAAAACTATACCCACGAAACCAAATACCAGCTTCCGGTACTTCCCTCTCCCAACCTGGCCGATATGAAATCGATTTACCTGTACCCTTCCATCTGTTTGTTCGAAGGGGCCGATGTAAACGAAGGCCGGGGAACAGAAACCCCTTTTCAGGTATTCGGTGCGCCTTATTACACACCAAAAGATTTTTCATATGTTCCTGAATCGATTCCGGTTCTGGCACTGCATCCAAAGTTTGAAGGCGAAACCTGTTACGGATACGATTTGTCAGAAACGCCAATGGCCGAGCTTCAAAACATAAAACAGCTTGAAATAAAATACGTTATCGATTTTTACAATAAATCGGATGACAAGGAGAACTTTTTCACGCCGTTTTTCGATAAGCTGGCAGGAACCGACCAGTTACGAAAGCAAATTATTGCCGGTATGAGCGAAGAAGAAATTCGCGAGTCGTGGCAAACGGATCTCGACAACTTTAAGCAAATGCGTAATAAATACTTATTATATTAA
- a CDS encoding RagB/SusD family nutrient uptake outer membrane protein: MKKYSLILITLVLLAFTSCDDFLDRPSLTEMNDETYWTSENNLRLFANGFYENYFVGYNSSWSSSYTPLRSYYFSDDFTSRGKQGGFETQAPSSRASTSSTPSMMTTYAGPSWNFSWVRKSNLFLDRIENMDAGILTEDAENHWTAVARFFRGYEYSRLVSVFGDVPYYGNVIADTELDVLYKDRDDRTEVMDKVYEDFEYVLANMRLSDGDALYLNRYTAAGFISRFMLFEGTWQKYHLNNTDKASKYLQMAVDAAAIVMESGKYTFSSDFRSLFGSQDLAGNPEVIMYRHYDAALGVTHTVASYSNITEGQGTAANLALAKAFICTDAKPYQLSSVENADKLDIQNMVATRDPRFEATFWDTPKKESATLLYADKFIDRVGPTYYGSGYPPMYGSNTNTNDAPVMRLAEVVLNWIEAKAELATMGGAAVTQADIDASINAIRERPLDEVAIEKGITQTAPLLLSALPDDPARDADVPALIWEIRRERRMEFVYEHSRLLDIKRWNKIDYMRASENPDIMRGLWIDFQAEFPEWLVAEKEGVLRVENENGTIVTYDGTNAAEMVGYFVPESIAERDEFTDRVYLAPVGNAQISEYTDKGYTLSQTPGWN, from the coding sequence ATGAAAAAATATAGTTTAATATTAATAACACTGGTCTTACTGGCATTTACCAGCTGCGATGATTTTCTTGACAGACCGTCGCTTACCGAAATGAATGATGAGACCTACTGGACTTCGGAAAACAACCTTCGTTTGTTTGCCAACGGTTTTTACGAAAATTACTTTGTTGGATATAACTCATCGTGGAGTTCATCATATACACCACTTCGCAGTTACTATTTCTCCGACGATTTTACTTCCCGCGGAAAACAGGGAGGTTTTGAAACACAAGCTCCATCGTCAAGAGCCAGCACAAGCTCAACTCCCAGCATGATGACAACTTATGCGGGACCAAGCTGGAACTTTTCGTGGGTAAGAAAATCAAATCTGTTTTTGGACAGAATTGAAAATATGGATGCCGGTATACTTACTGAAGATGCAGAAAACCATTGGACTGCTGTTGCCCGCTTTTTCAGAGGATACGAGTACAGCCGCCTTGTAAGTGTATTTGGCGATGTTCCTTACTATGGAAACGTAATTGCAGACACTGAACTGGATGTTTTATACAAAGACCGCGATGACCGTACCGAGGTGATGGATAAAGTTTATGAAGACTTTGAATATGTTTTGGCCAACATGAGATTGTCGGATGGCGATGCGCTATATCTTAACCGCTACACCGCAGCCGGATTTATTTCGCGCTTTATGTTGTTCGAAGGAACCTGGCAAAAGTACCACCTGAACAACACGGATAAAGCCAGCAAATATTTGCAAATGGCTGTTGATGCAGCGGCTATCGTAATGGAATCGGGTAAATACACTTTTTCAAGTGATTTCCGTTCGCTTTTCGGATCTCAGGATCTGGCCGGAAACCCCGAAGTTATTATGTACCGCCACTACGATGCAGCACTGGGTGTAACACATACTGTTGCTTCTTATTCGAATATAACAGAAGGACAAGGTACTGCGGCAAACCTTGCATTGGCAAAAGCTTTTATTTGTACCGATGCAAAACCTTACCAGCTTTCGTCGGTTGAAAATGCTGATAAACTGGATATTCAAAACATGGTTGCCACTCGCGACCCACGTTTTGAAGCCACTTTCTGGGATACTCCAAAGAAAGAATCAGCCACCTTGTTGTATGCCGATAAATTTATCGACAGAGTTGGTCCAACTTACTATGGTTCAGGTTATCCTCCAATGTACGGATCAAACACCAATACCAACGATGCTCCGGTTATGCGTTTGGCAGAGGTTGTTTTAAACTGGATTGAAGCAAAAGCCGAGCTGGCAACTATGGGTGGCGCAGCGGTTACACAGGCCGATATTGATGCTTCCATTAATGCTATTCGCGAACGTCCATTGGATGAAGTAGCGATTGAAAAAGGTATTACACAAACAGCACCACTATTGCTAAGTGCATTGCCCGACGATCCTGCTCGTGATGCTGATGTTCCTGCACTAATCTGGGAGATCAGACGCGAACGCCGTATGGAATTTGTATACGAGCACTCTCGCCTGCTCGACATCAAACGCTGGAATAAAATCGACTACATGAGAGCATCTGAAAATCCGGATATCATGCGTGGTTTATGGATTGATTTCCAGGCAGAATTCCCGGAATGGCTGGTTGCTGAAAAAGAAGGCGTTTTAAGAGTAGAAAATGAAAATGGAACAATTGTTACCTATGATGGTACAAACGCCGCTGAAATGGTGGGTTATTTTGTTCCTGAAAGTATTGCTGAACGTGACGAATTTACCGATCGTGTATATCTTGCTCCTGTTGGAAATGCACAAATCAGTGAATACACTGACAAAGGCTACACATTGAGTCAAACACCAGGATGGAACTAG